From Phaeobacter sp. A36a-5a:
CGGCAAAGACCGGGGCGTCGTTGACGCTGGTGACAGTAATACTGGCGGTGTCGCTGATGGCTGAAAACGCGCTTGTACCGCCGGTCACGCTGGCGTCCGCGACGCCGCCGGCAGAGCCGGTGGAGCGATCCCAGGCGCGGATGGTGATGGTGGCGGTGCCGGAATAATCCGCATCTGGCACAAAGCGGATCAGATGGGTAGCCGCCCCCGCCAGCGACCCGTCCAGCAGGCGCGCAGCGCTTGTTAGATCGACCGATGTGCCGGTGGTGGCGGTGAAATTCGTCCAGCTGGTTCCGTTGTCGAGGGAATATTGCCAGATCCCGTTGGTGTTATCGACCGCAGTCACCGCAATCGCTTCGACCGGGCTGCCATCGACATCGGTCACGCTGCCATCGGACACGATGCTGGCAACGCTGTCACCTGTGTTATTGGCGTTGTTGCTGGCGTCGTCGTCGCCATCAGCGGAGGAGCCATCGTCATCGCCTGCGTCCTCGGCAATGGTGCTGAGCACGGGCGACGCCGCGGCGTCGAGCACCGGCGCGTCATTCACCGCCGAAATGGTGATACTGACCGTATCGGCGCTGCCATTTGTGGTGCCGTCGTTGGGGGTGACGGTCAGAACCGCAGTAGTGGTGTCATTGCTGGCGGTGGTGTAGCGAAGTTTTGACGTGTCGTTCAGATAGGTATTGAGATCAGCGGCCGACCCCTGCAACGTCATCGACCCGGTGCCGGAATTTGCCACGGTCACACCGGCGGTTGTTCCGTTGCCATCGGTGGTGGCGATGGTGCCGCGATCCACGGCCAGGGTCAGGGTTATGGTATCGCCGTCGGCGTCAGATATATTGTAGGCCGACAGGTCAATCGCCGTCGCAACATCCTCTGTCGCAGTGTCATCTGGCGGTGTCCCGCCCAGCAGCGGGGCGTTATTGGCTGAAACCACGGCCGTGTCGACGGTCATGGTCAGGACCGCGAATTCCTGGAAACTGGGTTCATTGGTGTAATCGACCGCAATGCGTCGCACCGATCCCCAGGCTGCATCCGCGTCCCAGTCGCCGCTGCCGATGCTGTATGACACCAGTGCATTGGAACCGGCCGCAGCCCAGGTCAGCGTATCTGAGACGATTTCTGTCCCGCTGCTGTCAAAGCCACGGATGGTGAAAGTCTGTGAGGTGATGCTCTGCGCCCGGCCGAGCACCCGAAACCCCTCGAAACTGAAATCGCCATCACCGGCCAGCTGAAATCCGTTGCTGTCATCGTTGTAGAAGGCACCGTCCATTGCGCCGATGGTCCCGCCCTCGACAGCGCCCACCGCCAGGTTCTGCGCGCCGCGCATGTTCAGATTGGTGAAGGTGCTTGAACCCTCGCTGCCGTCACCAAAATCAAGCGTCAGCGTCAGCCCGGGGAAATCCGCGATCCCGTCGCTGCCATCGGCCCAGGCGTCCTTGTTGTTGCCGCCATTTGTATAGTTGCCGTAGTTCAATACAGTGGACAGAACTGCCGGATAGGCCGCCTGCGCCACTGCCGAAATCCCGATCGGGGTTGAGATCGCGCCGATCTGCATCTCCAGATCCCAGTCGCCGCCCAGCTCGGCAGCGCCGGTCAGTGTCCGCGATGCGGCAACATTCGCGCCGGTCGCCTCGGCCAGGGCAGCAACGAAGGCTTCGCCTTTGGCAGTTGCCGCCACCTCGCAGCCATAAAGCAGGATGTCACCACCGGGATGCAGCGCCCGGCGCAGGGCCTCCATCACCTCAGGATACCGGGCGAGCGTGGCCTCGGTCACGGTTTCGTCACCGATTAACAGCGCGCCGTCTTCGCCGTGGGACATGATATGCAGCGCCGACAGACCGCGCACTGCGCTGAGGGCCTCTGCGATCTGACGCAGGCCGGACCCGTTGCGGGTCAGATAGATGACGGTTGCGTCATCCGGCAGATCGATATGCAGGGTCTGACAGTGGTCGACGGCGGAATCAAAAACGAAATACTGGGTATCAATCATCTGAGTGCTCTGAGATTAAAGCTTACAATCCAAAGGTATGATCAGTCGTCTTGCTCAACCTATAGGATATCGAGGTTAATCAATCGGTAATGGCCAAATTATGTGGCAAGCTTATTAAAAAGTTCTTGCATCCAATATGCCAATCGTGCGGGGCGATGACTTTTTTTACGATAGGGGACAGCGCTGGGTCCGACCCAAAGGATCACGAACCGGGACGGCGCCGCAGTGCCGGGACGGGCCAGGCGCTGGTGGCTTCATGCCAGCTCTGTCGGGCAGCAGGCCGGAAGGTCAGCCGTTCAGCACCGAGGCGCTGCCTGCCAGCACCTCCTGAACCAGCGGATTGGGAAAACGGCGCCGCAGGGTGACCGCATAGAAGGTCTCGCGAATGCGGGGGTGCTCCTCGGCCTCCAGCAGCCGCCCCGAGGACAGCTCATCCTGCACCACGATCGGGGCCACCAGCGCCAGGCCGATATCCTCGCGGGCCAACAGCCGCATCATCGCCATGTCGTCGACCTCGGCAGCCACCTGCGGCACCACCGACAGGCGACTGGCCATGGCATCAAAGGCGGTCCGCACCGTATTGTCGGTGGTCGGCAGCACAAAGGGATGGGTGGTCAGCAATTCGCGGATCGGCAGGCGTGGATCCAGCCGCGCCGGGGTGCCGACGATGCTCACCGCCTGATCCCCGATCTGATGGGTTTCATAGGGGGTCAGGCTGTCGTCGGGAGGCTCGCGGTTCATCAGAACCAGATCGAGGTTCAGCGTTGCCAGCCCCTCCAGCAACTCGGTTGGGCTGCCGGAGCGCAGGATCACCTCGACATCGCTGCGCGCCAGCATGGGCCGCAGGAACCCGATCTGAAAGTTCCGCGACAGTGTGGCCAGCGCACCCACCCGCAGCGCCTGACGGCTGCGCTCGCTGCCTTCCAGCGTGGCAATCAGCTCCTGCCCGGTGGCAAAGATCGCATCGGCATGATCCAGCGCGATACGCCCCGCCTCGGTCAGATGCAGCTGCCGTCCGCGCCGGTCGAACAGCGGATGGCCCAGCCGCTCCTCCAGCTGTTTGATCTGCACAGAAAGCGCCGATTGCGACAGATTCAGCCGCTGCGCGGTGCGGGTCAGATTGCCGTCATGGGCGACGGCCCAGAAATAGCGCAGATGATGATAGTTCAGGGGCATTCATTCGTTTTAATAGAACGATAAGGCCATAACAATGAATTTTTATTAATCAAAGATCCGCGCTACCTGTCTCGGTGACGCAGCGTCCCCTGCTGCATGTGAATACGGGAGCCTTTCATGTTCTATCTGTTTTTGCCGCTCTTGGCCCCGATGCTGCTGCTGGCCGTCGCCCTGCGGGCGCGCCGGACACCGGGTCTGCGGCCGGGTCATCTGCCGCGTCTGGCGGAACATGCCGCGCTGGCGGCCTTTGCCATCTCGGCGCTGTCTGCGGTGCTGCTGGGCCTGAACGGTCCGGGCAGCTCGCCCTTGCTTGGCCTATTTGGAGTTGGGCTGTCGGTGCGGCTGGATGTGGTCAGCGCCGTGATGCTGTGTCTGGTCAGTTTCATCGGCTGGATCGTGCTGCGCTACAGCGCCACCTATATGGACGGCGAGGGCCGTCAGGGCGCCTTTACCGGCTGGATGAGCGCCACGCTGGCCGCGGTTTTGCTGCTGGTAATGTCGGGCAATCTGGTGCAGCTGCTTCTGGCCTGGACCGCCACCAGCCTGTGCCTGCATCAGCTGCTGCTGTTTTATCGCGAGCGCACAACGGCGCAGCGGGCCG
This genomic window contains:
- a CDS encoding LysR family transcriptional regulator, with amino-acid sequence MPLNYHHLRYFWAVAHDGNLTRTAQRLNLSQSALSVQIKQLEERLGHPLFDRRGRQLHLTEAGRIALDHADAIFATGQELIATLEGSERSRQALRVGALATLSRNFQIGFLRPMLARSDVEVILRSGSPTELLEGLATLNLDLVLMNREPPDDSLTPYETHQIGDQAVSIVGTPARLDPRLPIRELLTTHPFVLPTTDNTVRTAFDAMASRLSVVPQVAAEVDDMAMMRLLAREDIGLALVAPIVVQDELSSGRLLEAEEHPRIRETFYAVTLRRRFPNPLVQEVLAGSASVLNG